In Desertibacillus haloalkaliphilus, a single genomic region encodes these proteins:
- a CDS encoding aspartyl-phosphate phosphatase Spo0E family protein, with translation MVKTDYDDRTQLEMLRKKMVTAALIHGMNHPLVLKYSQQIDEKHNVLLKNSYVKESEMYSAY, from the coding sequence ATGGTAAAAACGGACTATGATGATCGCACACAACTGGAAATGTTGAGGAAAAAAATGGTTACTGCTGCTTTAATCCATGGTATGAATCACCCGCTTGTTTTAAAATATAGTCAACAAATTGATGAGAAACATAACGTCTTATTAAAAAATAGTTATGTAAAAGAAAGCGAAATGTACTCCGCGTACTAA